The sequence below is a genomic window from Acetivibrio clariflavus DSM 19732.
TTTGAGAGTGCTTATAAAGCCGCTTGCCCTTTTGTTCCTCATAAATATCCTGATATATTGTTCCACCCAAAGCTATGTTCAGCACCTGACAACCTCTGCATATGCCTAAAATCGGCTTATCGAGATCTATTGCCTCTTTTGCAGTAAAAATCTCCATTTCATCCCTTAATGGAGAAATCTCACCTCCATAGGTGTAGTTAGGTTCTCCCCAATACTTTGCATCTACATCGCTTCCGCCGGAAAGGAGAATACCATCAAAACGAGCTATCGTGTTTTTCAAAAATTCCAAATCGTCGGTTAGAGGTAAAAGAACAGGCAAACCACCAGCTAATCGAATTGCTTCAACGTATCCATTGTTAATATAAAGCTTATTTTCTCTATAGTCAATTCCGGGAGTTATTCCAATCATAGGTCTTTTGCTTGCCATTTTACCCACTCCTAATT
It includes:
- a CDS encoding gamma-glutamyl-gamma-aminobutyrate hydrolase family protein, producing MASKRPMIGITPGIDYRENKLYINNGYVEAIRLAGGLPVLLPLTDDLEFLKNTIARFDGILLSGGSDVDAKYWGEPNYTYGGEISPLRDEMEIFTAKEAIDLDKPILGICRGCQVLNIALGGTIYQDIYEEQKGKRLYKHSQNAPKWYPTHEVYIEKDTKVFKAHKEEVIRVNSFHHQAIKDVAPDFIVSSRCGDGIIESIEHTKCKFAIGVQWHPEVMWEKDATHLKLFIKFVASCQQAT